The Flavobacterium marginilacus genome window below encodes:
- a CDS encoding endonuclease/exonuclease/phosphatase family protein — protein sequence MTYNIRLDIASDGENDWTHRKDFFNAQLQFYAPDVFGVQEAKPNQVLDIAAALPQYGYVGIGREGAGKGESSNIFYAKEKFKVIESNTFWLSETPDVISIGWDAACNRVCTYALLKNVKNNKLIWVFNTHLDHVGEQARTKGLELILSRIEKLNSRKYPVILMGDFNSEPETARIIALKSKMDDARTVSREKPFGPYGTFNGFKYHEAVTLLIDYIFISKGKAITVNKYAVLSDAKDLKYPSDHFPVFAEINYK from the coding sequence ATGACATATAACATCCGGCTTGATATTGCTTCGGATGGAGAAAATGACTGGACACATCGAAAAGACTTTTTTAATGCACAGCTTCAGTTTTACGCACCGGATGTTTTTGGAGTTCAGGAAGCAAAACCAAATCAGGTTTTAGATATAGCGGCGGCGCTTCCGCAGTATGGATATGTGGGGATAGGAAGGGAAGGAGCTGGAAAAGGGGAATCTTCGAATATTTTTTATGCTAAAGAAAAATTCAAAGTAATAGAATCTAACACCTTTTGGTTATCCGAAACGCCGGATGTTATTTCGATAGGCTGGGACGCTGCTTGCAACAGAGTCTGTACTTATGCACTTTTAAAAAATGTGAAGAATAATAAACTGATTTGGGTTTTTAATACGCATTTAGATCATGTTGGAGAACAGGCTAGAACCAAAGGATTAGAACTGATTCTGTCAAGAATTGAAAAATTGAACAGCAGGAAGTATCCCGTAATTTTAATGGGAGATTTTAATTCTGAACCCGAGACAGCCCGAATAATTGCATTGAAGAGCAAAATGGATGATGCCAGAACAGTTTCGAGAGAAAAACCTTTTGGTCCTTATGGAACTTTTAATGGTTTTAAATATCATGAAGCAGTTACACTTTTGATAGATTACATTTTTATATCCAAAGGAAAAGCTATTACTGTGAATAAATATGCTGTTTTATCAGATGCTAAAGATTTGAAATACCCATCGGATCATTTTCCGGTTTTTGCCGAAATTAATTATAAATAG
- a CDS encoding glycoside hydrolase family 3 N-terminal domain-containing protein, with the protein MKKKVLFICALSFYSVSWSQTSNTQSAEINSKVSELISKMTLEEKVGQMTQITVTIFEKDGKKGILDLEKLKDGIQTHHIGSILNVPNPGAPTLQKWQETMTTITNEANKTRLKIPILYGIDAIHGASYTAGATLFPQQIGLAATFNIDLVKRGAQISAYETRASSIPWVFSPDLDFPRNPAWSRMWESFGEDAYLSSQMAAALVDGFEGDNNVGSKYSVAACMKHYIGYGSTTSGKDRTPSIIPERILRQYDLTIYQAAIKAGAKSVMVSSGEINGTPVHASKHIITDILKNELGFTGVVVTDWQDIIYLHTRHKVAETNRDAVRMAVMAGIDMSMVPEEYSFYTDLIDLVQKGEVPMSRIDDAVSRILKMKFELNLFQNTVANLKDYPKFGSAEHIAEAYNTAAESITLLKNDKSVLPLDKNEKILVTGATANSMKYLNGGWSYTWQGENSDTYVADKFTILEAFQNKLGKENVLYTKGANLDVEDDAEIQKAVDLAKNASKIVLCLGEKNYTETPGNISDLYMSKSQVKLALALAKLNKPIVLVLNEGRPRLISEFEDQMSAVLQCYLPGNEGARALADILYGDVNPSGRLPYNYPKYPNSLEKYNRKYTESIAEDEQNNDAKYEKSYSPQFEFGSGLSYTTFKYSNLKIDKTEISNSDDVNVSVTVTNSGSKAGKETVLLYLTDNYASITPEYKSLKRFQKINLAPNESKTVTFTLNQKDLQFVDNDLKWVSEKGTFTIRIADLKQDFLLK; encoded by the coding sequence ATGAAAAAGAAAGTTTTATTTATCTGCGCTTTGTCTTTTTACAGCGTATCGTGGTCTCAAACGTCCAATACTCAATCAGCCGAAATTAATTCTAAAGTTTCTGAATTGATTTCAAAAATGACTTTGGAAGAAAAAGTGGGACAAATGACTCAGATTACCGTTACCATATTTGAAAAAGACGGCAAGAAAGGAATATTGGATCTCGAAAAATTAAAAGATGGTATTCAGACTCATCATATTGGTTCCATATTGAATGTGCCAAATCCAGGTGCGCCAACTTTGCAGAAATGGCAGGAAACCATGACCACGATAACCAATGAAGCAAATAAAACAAGACTTAAAATTCCTATTTTATATGGAATTGATGCCATTCATGGTGCGAGTTATACAGCAGGAGCAACATTATTTCCGCAGCAGATTGGTCTAGCAGCAACTTTTAATATTGATTTGGTAAAACGCGGTGCTCAGATTTCGGCTTACGAAACCAGAGCTTCTTCAATACCTTGGGTTTTTTCACCAGATTTAGATTTTCCTAGAAACCCAGCCTGGTCAAGAATGTGGGAATCTTTTGGAGAAGATGCGTATTTGTCATCTCAAATGGCTGCTGCATTGGTTGATGGTTTTGAAGGAGACAATAATGTTGGCTCTAAGTATAGTGTAGCGGCCTGTATGAAACACTACATCGGATACGGAAGCACTACATCTGGAAAAGACAGAACACCAAGTATTATTCCGGAACGTATTTTAAGACAATATGATTTGACTATTTATCAGGCAGCGATCAAAGCTGGGGCAAAAAGCGTAATGGTAAGTTCCGGAGAAATTAACGGAACTCCCGTACATGCCAGTAAGCATATCATTACTGATATTCTTAAAAACGAATTAGGCTTTACTGGCGTAGTTGTAACAGATTGGCAGGATATCATTTATCTGCACACGCGTCATAAAGTTGCCGAAACTAATCGGGATGCTGTCCGTATGGCTGTTATGGCTGGAATTGATATGAGCATGGTTCCCGAAGAATATTCATTTTACACAGACTTAATTGATTTGGTTCAAAAAGGAGAAGTGCCAATGTCGCGCATTGATGATGCGGTTTCACGTATTTTAAAGATGAAATTCGAATTGAATCTGTTCCAAAATACTGTTGCCAATTTAAAAGATTATCCAAAATTCGGATCTGCAGAGCACATAGCGGAAGCTTACAATACAGCTGCGGAATCCATTACACTGCTGAAGAATGACAAGTCGGTTCTCCCATTAGATAAAAATGAAAAAATATTAGTTACAGGTGCAACCGCCAACAGTATGAAATATTTGAACGGCGGCTGGTCTTACACCTGGCAGGGTGAAAACTCAGATACTTATGTAGCAGATAAATTCACCATTCTGGAAGCTTTTCAGAATAAATTAGGGAAGGAAAACGTATTGTATACAAAAGGAGCTAATTTAGATGTTGAAGATGATGCTGAAATTCAGAAAGCAGTTGATTTAGCTAAAAATGCATCTAAAATTGTATTATGTCTTGGTGAAAAAAATTATACAGAAACACCTGGAAATATCAGCGATTTGTACATGAGTAAATCTCAGGTTAAGCTGGCATTGGCATTGGCAAAATTAAACAAACCGATTGTTTTGGTTTTAAATGAAGGAAGACCAAGATTAATCAGTGAGTTTGAAGACCAGATGAGTGCTGTTTTACAATGCTACCTGCCAGGTAACGAGGGCGCAAGAGCTTTGGCTGATATTCTGTACGGTGATGTAAATCCAAGCGGAAGACTGCCTTATAATTATCCGAAATACCCAAATTCATTAGAAAAATACAATAGAAAATATACAGAAAGCATTGCTGAAGATGAACAAAACAACGATGCTAAATACGAGAAAAGTTATTCACCGCAATTTGAATTTGGCTCTGGTTTGTCTTATACCACTTTTAAATATTCGAACTTAAAAATTGATAAAACTGAAATTTCAAATTCTGATGATGTAAATGTTTCGGTTACGGTTACAAACTCAGGAAGTAAAGCTGGTAAAGAAACCGTTTTATTATACCTTACGGATAATTATGCCAGTATAACCCCCGAATATAAATCATTAAAAAGATTTCAAAAAATCAATTTAGCTCCAAATGAGTCCAAAACAGTGACGTTTACGTTAAACCAAAAAGATTTACAGTTTGTAGACAATGATTTAAAATGGGTTTCAGAAAAAGGAACATTCACTATTCGGATTGCCGATTTGAAACAGGATTTTTTATTGAAATAA
- a CDS encoding triple tyrosine motif-containing protein, with translation MKFTRHFLLFILLNMPILFFGQVKKIGLPFIKNYTRTDYKGGTQNWNIDQDKNGNIYFGNNDGLLQFDGSKWNKYKAKNSDAIKSLKVDSSGKIYVGCYNEFGYFKANSKGKLEYFSISNSLDKKKLGIIDFVWKIHLYKNEVIFQAFDRIYIYKDNKIKIINAPKKFQFSFLINSKLYLQDISSGILEYKDGKLNYLKGLNTLNNSEIWGMIELENNKTLAATLDKGLFIITNNQALPWNTEANTFIKKNGSLGCILYKNKYVVINSVLDGIIICDLNGNIIQHIDRSKGLQNNTVLTSFIDKSNNLWLGLDNGIAYVNENSFLTYFGFSYNLGTVYSSVVYKGNLYVATNQGVFYHPWDTDFKEGSFKLIEGTTTQAWNVQIINGELICASNKGALLLQNGKMVKNLDPKGYFGFKSIPNHPNYFIGANYNGFSVFEKTDSGMKFRNKIEGIDKSSNSFELDKDYLWLKKDQYIHQITLNKDVSKANTIKTFTQFSEQNSGTGSLQKINGKVFFQSNNIFYTYSKTHGTFEEDAVMTNIFKSIPKIKKLTEDANGNIWYNFNESMGALIKVGSGKYKHVITPFSNLTGKLVANYMSINTIDSKNTFIGLTDGLAHYDAAIEAKSALKPIAHIRSFTFPGDTIYLGNKQDKSEKYELPYSSNQVKFTFSSPSYENLENIEFSYQLEGFDENWSDWSNNTIKEYTNLKEGNYKMKVKARNSFKIQSDETSIEFRVFPPWYRHSLAYIFYLMLAAGLVYYTRFRIRMKIRKNKYVETLEQRRLYLEKETKIRLEQYELEKEIEKLENEKLQIKLLSKDKELVNNTLQVVKKNKILNGIIQRLRDINTSSFDEAAKTQFVKLNKSIIKEVTTDKSWKDLEKHLKNVHFEFLKKLKEKHPSITPREMDLATYLLMNMSTKEIAEFMNISTGGVDLARYRLRKKLELNQKENLIGYFMSIK, from the coding sequence ATGAAATTTACCAGACATTTTTTACTATTTATTTTACTTAACATGCCTATACTTTTTTTTGGGCAGGTAAAAAAAATTGGCCTTCCCTTTATTAAAAATTACACGAGAACAGATTATAAAGGAGGAACACAAAACTGGAATATTGATCAGGATAAAAACGGAAATATCTATTTTGGAAACAATGACGGTCTTTTACAATTTGACGGATCGAAATGGAATAAATACAAAGCAAAAAACTCTGATGCTATCAAATCCTTAAAAGTAGATTCATCTGGTAAAATATATGTAGGCTGTTATAATGAGTTCGGTTATTTTAAAGCCAATTCAAAAGGAAAACTCGAATATTTTTCAATTTCCAATTCATTAGATAAAAAAAAATTAGGCATAATTGACTTTGTCTGGAAAATACACCTTTATAAAAACGAAGTAATTTTTCAGGCATTTGACCGCATCTATATATATAAAGACAATAAAATTAAAATTATAAATGCTCCAAAAAAGTTTCAATTCTCTTTTCTAATTAATTCCAAATTATACTTACAAGATATTTCGTCAGGAATTTTGGAATATAAAGATGGTAAACTAAATTACCTTAAAGGATTAAATACTTTGAATAATTCTGAAATTTGGGGCATGATTGAATTGGAAAACAATAAAACCCTCGCAGCAACTTTAGATAAAGGTCTTTTTATAATAACAAATAATCAGGCACTGCCGTGGAATACCGAGGCCAATACCTTTATAAAAAAGAATGGCTCTCTTGGATGTATTCTTTATAAAAATAAATACGTTGTAATCAACTCGGTTCTTGACGGTATTATCATTTGTGATCTAAACGGAAATATAATACAGCACATCGACCGCAGCAAAGGACTTCAAAATAATACGGTTCTTACTTCTTTCATTGACAAAAGCAATAATCTATGGCTGGGATTAGATAACGGAATTGCATATGTAAACGAAAACTCATTTCTTACCTATTTTGGATTCAGCTACAATTTAGGAACCGTTTATTCTTCTGTTGTGTATAAAGGCAATTTATATGTCGCAACCAATCAAGGTGTTTTTTACCATCCCTGGGATACTGATTTCAAAGAAGGATCTTTTAAACTTATTGAAGGAACGACTACCCAAGCATGGAATGTACAGATAATAAACGGCGAATTGATATGTGCCAGCAACAAAGGTGCTTTGCTCCTGCAGAATGGAAAAATGGTTAAAAATCTTGATCCGAAAGGATATTTTGGATTTAAATCAATACCTAATCATCCCAACTATTTTATAGGGGCAAATTACAATGGCTTTTCCGTTTTTGAAAAGACAGATTCAGGGATGAAATTCAGAAATAAAATAGAAGGCATCGATAAATCATCCAATTCATTTGAACTTGATAAAGATTATTTATGGCTAAAAAAAGACCAGTACATACATCAGATTACGCTGAATAAGGATGTAAGCAAAGCCAATACCATTAAAACTTTTACTCAGTTTTCAGAACAAAATTCTGGTACTGGAAGCCTTCAAAAAATAAACGGCAAAGTCTTTTTTCAATCTAATAATATTTTTTACACCTATTCTAAAACTCATGGCACATTTGAAGAAGATGCCGTAATGACCAATATCTTCAAGTCAATTCCAAAAATTAAAAAACTGACAGAAGATGCTAATGGGAATATCTGGTACAATTTTAATGAATCAATGGGAGCACTGATAAAAGTGGGCAGCGGCAAATACAAACATGTTATAACGCCGTTCTCAAACTTAACGGGAAAATTAGTGGCCAACTATATGTCTATAAACACTATAGATTCCAAAAACACTTTTATAGGCTTAACCGATGGTCTTGCACATTATGACGCGGCTATTGAAGCTAAATCCGCATTAAAACCAATTGCTCATATAAGAAGTTTTACATTTCCCGGCGACACTATATATCTCGGAAACAAACAGGATAAAAGTGAAAAATATGAACTCCCTTATTCCTCAAATCAAGTGAAGTTTACATTTTCGTCCCCTTCATACGAAAATCTGGAGAACATAGAATTCTCCTATCAGCTCGAAGGTTTTGATGAAAACTGGAGTGATTGGTCCAACAACACTATAAAGGAATATACCAATTTAAAAGAGGGCAATTATAAAATGAAAGTAAAAGCACGAAACAGCTTTAAGATTCAATCTGACGAAACATCTATTGAATTCAGAGTGTTTCCTCCATGGTACAGACATTCGCTCGCCTACATATTTTACTTAATGCTGGCCGCCGGTTTAGTTTACTACACCCGTTTTAGAATAAGAATGAAAATAAGAAAAAACAAATATGTTGAAACACTGGAACAGCGAAGATTATATTTAGAAAAAGAAACTAAAATAAGGCTGGAACAATATGAATTAGAAAAAGAAATTGAAAAACTGGAAAATGAAAAACTGCAGATAAAATTACTTTCCAAAGACAAGGAATTGGTGAACAATACCTTACAGGTTGTCAAGAAAAACAAGATATTAAACGGAATTATTCAAAGACTGAGAGACATCAATACGAGTTCTTTTGACGAAGCTGCAAAGACTCAATTTGTAAAACTGAACAAAAGTATCATCAAGGAAGTCACCACCGACAAAAGCTGGAAAGATCTTGAAAAACACTTAAAAAATGTTCATTTCGAGTTCCTTAAAAAATTAAAAGAAAAACACCCTTCCATTACTCCTAGGGAAATGGATTTGGCAACTTATTTATTAATGAACATGTCCACCAAAGAAATTGCAGAATTCATGAATATATCAACAGGCGGAGTAGATTTGGCCAGATACCGATTAAGAAAAAAACTGGAATTGAATCAAAAAGAAAACTTAATTGGGTATTTCATGAGCATAAAATAA
- a CDS encoding family 16 glycosylhydrolase: MKKNITIILLVLNCLICFSCSKNPEDSTDLVISTGPANLNVTAVIAGITADKPNGDGSGNVNFTINADNATSYKIDFGNGEIKTVQGGSFSYSYSNPGTQTYTVRVFAYNLNKEISTTIPMTLFVASKTIWSDEFNVDGAPNSTYWGYDLGAGGWGNNEEQYYTNRPENVIVKDGVLQIKTIKEAYQGSKYTSARLLTKGKFSFKYGKIEFKAKLPVGGGTWPALWMLGNNISTAGWPACGEMDVMEHVYNQLNKIHGTFHYPDHSGGNAVTASKIVANVTSEFHVYSMDWRADYIKIYVDNEKIIEFPNTSAAPFNQDFFIIINCAIGGNFGGTIASDFTSSTFEIDYVRVYN; this comes from the coding sequence ATGAAAAAAAATATTACAATTATATTACTGGTATTAAATTGTCTGATCTGTTTTTCCTGCAGTAAAAATCCAGAGGATTCAACAGATTTAGTAATAAGTACAGGACCAGCAAATTTAAATGTCACTGCAGTTATTGCGGGAATTACGGCTGACAAACCAAATGGTGACGGAAGCGGAAATGTAAATTTTACTATTAATGCAGATAATGCCACTTCTTATAAAATTGATTTTGGAAATGGTGAAATAAAAACAGTGCAGGGAGGCAGTTTTAGTTATAGTTATTCAAATCCTGGAACCCAAACGTATACTGTACGTGTCTTTGCTTATAATCTAAATAAAGAAATTAGTACCACAATCCCAATGACCCTATTTGTTGCATCAAAAACTATTTGGTCCGATGAGTTCAATGTTGACGGTGCACCAAATAGTACTTATTGGGGGTATGATTTAGGAGCAGGCGGCTGGGGAAATAACGAAGAGCAATACTATACAAATAGACCGGAAAATGTAATAGTGAAAGACGGAGTTTTACAAATTAAAACAATTAAAGAAGCGTATCAAGGAAGCAAATACACGTCTGCAAGGCTTTTAACCAAAGGTAAATTTTCATTCAAATACGGAAAAATTGAATTTAAAGCCAAACTTCCAGTCGGAGGCGGGACTTGGCCTGCACTTTGGATGCTGGGAAATAATATAAGCACAGCGGGCTGGCCGGCTTGTGGTGAAATGGATGTAATGGAACATGTGTACAATCAGTTAAACAAAATTCATGGAACATTTCATTATCCAGATCATTCAGGAGGCAATGCTGTTACAGCATCTAAAATCGTTGCAAATGTTACATCTGAGTTTCATGTTTATTCAATGGACTGGAGAGCAGATTATATTAAAATATATGTAGATAATGAAAAAATTATAGAATTTCCTAATACGAGTGCTGCACCATTCAATCAGGACTTTTTTATAATTATTAATTGTGCAATTGGAGGCAATTTTGGCGGAACAATTGCATCTGATTTTACTTCTTCAACTTTTGAAATTGATTATGTAAGGGTTTATAATTAA
- a CDS encoding glycoside hydrolase family 30 protein, translating into MKKNSLKIFCFLLAFNCFSQQKNDNELQRKTNIGKTIQVFTTAENSSNRLSPLAEIVFEAASQPVETEISVVVEPRIKFQKFMGIGGAVTDASAEVFAQLSKEKQQEFLNAYYTSDKGIGYTLLRTSIHSSDFGSGSYTYIKEGDKELKTFSIEPDRKYRIPMIKRAITAAGGKLLTYVAPWSPPAFMKNTNNMLKGGVLLPEYNQVWANYYAKFIKAYEKEGIPIWGTSTQNEPLATQTWESCLYTAEAERDFIKKYLGPTLKKEGLGDKKIIAWDHNRDLMFQRASVIYSDPEASKYVWGLGFHWYETWTGAEQNLINVAKVHEAYPDKNLMFTEGCIEKFDPAKYQFWPNAERYGTAIINDFNNGTAAWTDWNILLDQHGGPNHVGNFCFAPIHADTATGELIYTPSYYYIGHFSKFIKPNAQRISSAVSRTTLSSTSFINTDGKIVTVIMNATDASIDYSLYVNNSKAKLQIPAHGIQTLIY; encoded by the coding sequence ATGAAAAAAAATAGTTTAAAAATTTTCTGTTTCCTGTTAGCGTTTAATTGTTTTTCACAGCAAAAAAACGATAATGAACTGCAAAGAAAAACTAATATTGGTAAAACAATTCAGGTATTTACAACTGCTGAAAATTCAAGTAATCGCTTATCTCCTTTAGCAGAAATAGTTTTTGAAGCCGCATCTCAGCCAGTTGAAACTGAAATTTCTGTAGTAGTGGAACCAAGAATTAAATTTCAAAAATTCATGGGCATAGGCGGAGCTGTTACTGATGCAAGTGCCGAAGTTTTTGCACAATTATCCAAGGAAAAACAGCAGGAATTTTTAAACGCTTATTATACTTCAGATAAAGGTATCGGCTACACATTATTGAGAACCAGTATTCACAGTTCAGATTTTGGAAGCGGGAGTTATACCTATATCAAAGAAGGTGACAAGGAGTTAAAAACATTTTCTATTGAACCAGATCGAAAGTACCGCATTCCAATGATAAAACGAGCGATCACTGCCGCAGGAGGAAAACTGCTGACTTATGTAGCTCCTTGGAGTCCGCCGGCTTTTATGAAAAACACAAATAATATGCTGAAAGGCGGTGTTTTATTACCTGAGTATAATCAGGTATGGGCAAACTATTATGCCAAGTTTATCAAGGCTTATGAAAAAGAAGGAATTCCTATTTGGGGAACTTCTACCCAAAATGAGCCATTAGCAACGCAGACATGGGAATCCTGTTTGTATACAGCAGAAGCAGAAAGGGATTTTATAAAAAAATATTTGGGACCAACATTAAAAAAAGAAGGTTTAGGAGATAAAAAAATTATTGCCTGGGATCACAACCGTGATTTAATGTTCCAAAGAGCCAGTGTCATTTATTCTGATCCTGAAGCGTCAAAATATGTTTGGGGATTAGGTTTTCATTGGTATGAAACCTGGACAGGAGCAGAACAGAATCTTATTAATGTTGCTAAAGTTCATGAAGCATATCCTGATAAAAATTTAATGTTTACCGAAGGCTGCATTGAAAAATTTGATCCTGCAAAATACCAATTTTGGCCAAATGCAGAACGCTATGGAACCGCTATAATTAATGATTTTAATAACGGTACAGCAGCTTGGACGGATTGGAATATTTTACTGGATCAGCATGGCGGCCCTAATCACGTAGGTAATTTTTGTTTTGCTCCAATACATGCAGACACAGCTACAGGCGAATTAATTTACACTCCTTCCTACTATTATATTGGTCATTTTTCAAAGTTTATAAAACCAAATGCCCAAAGAATAAGTTCGGCAGTAAGCAGAACTACTTTGTCCAGCACTTCATTTATCAATACAGACGGAAAAATAGTAACAGTTATCATGAATGCGACAGACGCTTCTATTGATTACAGTTTATATGTGAATAATTCAAAAGCGAAACTCCAGATTCCAGCACATGGAATTCAAACATTGATATATTAA